A stretch of Hippoglossus hippoglossus isolate fHipHip1 chromosome 20, fHipHip1.pri, whole genome shotgun sequence DNA encodes these proteins:
- the commd3 gene encoding COMM domain-containing protein 3: MELSESVQRGLRSFADPSCLDHTVFPALLDASFRSLLSAHGDPGVLDQPELQHIDRVLLKQSHAAAATFILEATKHNADRSTISSCLEELNFSAERIEIFYNTYQTHKKELVRLLASIGRRAPHVNDVSWRLQYHIKNGQVDKVNEPSYLISLNTENEGPSEDVNFTCTMEQLQDLVGKLKDAAKSVEKASQM, encoded by the exons ATGGAGTTGTCCGAGTCTGTGCAGAGAGGGCTGCGCTCCTTCGCCGACCCGTCCTGCCTCGACCACACCGTCTTCCCCGCGCTGCTGGACGCCTCTTTCCGCAGCCTGCTGTCGGCGCACGGTGACCCCGGAGTCCTCG ATCAGCCCGAGCTGCAGCACATCGACCGGGTCCTGCTGAAGCAGAGCCACGCTGCAGCCGCCACCTTCATCCTGGAGGCGACCAAACACAACGCAGACAGGTCCACGATCAG TTCCTGCCTTGAAGAACTCAACTTCAGTGCAGAGAGAATAGAGATATTCTATAACACCTATCAG acACATAAAAAAGAGCTGGTACGTCTATTAGCAAG CATAGGAAGGCGAGCACCTCACGTTAACGACGTCTCCTGGCGTTTGCAATACCACATAAAG AACGGACAGGTCGATAAGGTCAACGAGCCTTCCTACTTGATCTCGCTGAACACTGAG AACGAAGGACCCTCTGAAGATGTAAACTTCACATGCACGATGGAGCAGCTACAG GATTTGGTGGGGAAGTTGAAAGACGCCGCTAAGAGTGTGGAGAAAGCCAGTCAGATGTGA